In Phragmitibacter flavus, one DNA window encodes the following:
- the lgt gene encoding prolipoprotein diacylglyceryl transferase, which yields MSGQVFAYYLHNLSPHVIRFGEGFAVHWYGLAYVLGFYCGYLLLVRFAKKGLGELKPDQVADFITYCALFGVVLGGRIGYMLLYNFDSFVANPLSLFKLWDGGMASHGGIAGLALFTLYFARKHKMSWTGLGDNLVVVAPLGIFFGRMANFINGELYGRTTDVSWAMKFPTEIHEPTFTPAASTTLPWQTFPQHSHEIVSAASQFPDGRAQLEAILHPRHPSQLYEGALEGLFLFFILYAIRMKWKNLSHGILTGLFFILYAIGRIVSENFREPDSSLIMGITKGQFYSVFMIVIGLLFLAWAVFFNRKNPQNPKRTPLVS from the coding sequence GTGTCGGGACAAGTGTTTGCCTACTACCTCCACAATCTCAGCCCCCATGTCATCCGCTTCGGTGAAGGTTTCGCCGTCCACTGGTATGGCCTCGCCTACGTCCTCGGCTTCTACTGCGGATACCTGCTGCTCGTCCGCTTCGCCAAAAAGGGCCTTGGCGAACTCAAGCCCGACCAGGTGGCCGACTTCATCACCTATTGCGCCCTGTTTGGAGTCGTTCTCGGTGGCCGTATCGGCTACATGTTGCTCTACAATTTCGACAGTTTTGTGGCCAATCCCCTCAGCCTTTTCAAACTTTGGGACGGCGGCATGGCCAGCCATGGCGGCATCGCCGGACTCGCCCTCTTCACCCTCTACTTCGCCCGCAAACACAAGATGTCCTGGACCGGCCTCGGCGACAACCTCGTCGTCGTTGCCCCACTTGGCATCTTCTTCGGTCGCATGGCCAACTTCATCAACGGCGAACTCTACGGCCGCACCACCGACGTCAGTTGGGCCATGAAATTCCCCACCGAAATCCACGAGCCCACCTTTACCCCTGCCGCCTCCACCACCCTCCCCTGGCAAACTTTTCCCCAGCACAGTCACGAAATCGTCAGCGCCGCCTCCCAGTTTCCCGATGGACGCGCCCAACTCGAGGCCATCCTTCACCCCCGCCATCCTTCCCAACTTTACGAAGGTGCTCTCGAAGGCCTGTTTCTGTTCTTCATCCTCTATGCCATCCGCATGAAGTGGAAAAATCTCTCCCACGGCATTCTCACCGGACTTTTCTTTATCCTTTACGCCATTGGCCGCATCGTCAGCGAGAACTTCCGCGAACCCGACTCCAGCCTTATCATGGGCATCACCAAAGGCCAGTTCTATTCCGTCTTCATGATCGTTATCGGACTCCTGTTCCTCGCTTGGGCCGTCTTCTTTAATCGCAAAAATCCACAAAATCCCAAACGCACACCGCTTGTCAGCTGA
- a CDS encoding TraB/GumN family protein, which translates to MVISPTRTRIRGIPTLLAACLLLLPLISLWADPAKPAAAPPAEENRFIRFQEDANGARLQSGIASYRNPKGVTVTLIGAVHIADAAYFDELNTLFKNHDAVLYEMVGGPIEKRMSVDSDEESVSNPAVADPAEPEPAAEAETAAAQRMSWLPALHNTLKNSLALEGQLEGIDYFQPNFVHADMTHSEFASKQRERNEGFLALWLRAVQVQMENPQVTTSQPGLLKILEILASSDSATELKRLVGRSFDSVETLITGMESGEGTVILTERNKVAMKVLEEQIALGKKTPAIFYGAAHLPDMEDRLLAMGFTKTNSTWLNAWTLPPEPVIQTNDNKTKDRRPEGQR; encoded by the coding sequence ATGGTCATAAGCCCCACCCGCACCCGCATTCGAGGCATCCCCACCCTGCTGGCCGCCTGCCTCCTCCTGCTCCCTCTGATCAGTCTGTGGGCCGACCCGGCCAAGCCAGCAGCTGCACCGCCAGCTGAAGAAAACCGTTTCATCCGCTTCCAGGAAGACGCCAACGGAGCCCGGCTCCAGTCCGGCATCGCCAGTTACCGCAATCCCAAAGGTGTCACCGTCACCCTCATTGGCGCGGTCCACATTGCCGACGCAGCCTACTTCGACGAACTCAACACCCTCTTCAAAAATCACGACGCCGTCCTGTATGAAATGGTTGGTGGTCCCATTGAAAAACGCATGTCGGTCGACAGCGATGAGGAGAGCGTTTCCAATCCCGCAGTGGCCGATCCCGCTGAACCTGAACCCGCTGCCGAAGCCGAAACCGCCGCCGCCCAGCGCATGTCCTGGCTCCCCGCCCTTCACAACACGCTCAAAAACTCCCTCGCTCTCGAAGGTCAGCTCGAAGGCATCGACTACTTCCAACCGAATTTCGTCCACGCCGACATGACCCACAGCGAATTCGCCAGCAAACAGCGGGAGCGCAATGAGGGATTCCTCGCGCTTTGGCTGCGCGCCGTCCAGGTCCAAATGGAGAATCCCCAAGTCACCACCAGCCAGCCCGGCCTGCTCAAAATCCTCGAAATCCTCGCCAGCAGCGACAGCGCCACCGAACTTAAACGTCTCGTCGGTCGCAGCTTCGACAGCGTCGAAACCCTCATCACCGGCATGGAGTCCGGCGAAGGCACCGTCATCCTCACCGAGCGCAACAAAGTCGCCATGAAAGTGCTTGAGGAACAAATCGCCCTCGGCAAAAAGACCCCGGCCATCTTCTACGGTGCCGCCCATCTCCCCGACATGGAAGACCGCCTCCTCGCCATGGGATTCACCAAAACCAACTCCACCTGGCTCAATGCCTGGACCCTTCCGCCTGAACCCGTCATTCAGACCAACGACAACAAGACAAAAGACAGAAGACCTGAAGGACAACGTTAG
- a CDS encoding formylglycine-generating enzyme family protein produces MSALHPFALRTTQLLFCLLSSCLLSHCGRNSKDPQFTDTKAPGPTPEGMVWIPGGQTLMGSNHSPHESPIHEIAVDGFWMDQTEVTNAQFAQFVAATNYITLAERTPKLEDFPENLRASINPADLVPGALVFSPPATQPRTLDNFHQWWRYQPGANWRHPQGPGSSIENRMNHPVVCLAWEDANAYAQWAGKRLPTEAEWEYAARGGTGPKTYLWGEEDAKRVEFANTWIGTFPVASGPAASLKGTTPVKQFPPNEFGLHDMAGNVWEHVADWYQPNYHAVSPRLNPPGPKTSYDPNEPGIQKRVIKGGSWLCNPSYCTGYRPSARMANAIDSAADHTGFRCVVSAKKS; encoded by the coding sequence ATGTCCGCCCTTCATCCCTTTGCCCTCCGCACCACGCAACTCCTCTTCTGTCTTCTCTCTTCCTGTCTTCTGTCTCATTGCGGCAGAAACTCCAAGGACCCCCAATTTACCGACACCAAAGCCCCCGGCCCCACCCCCGAAGGCATGGTCTGGATCCCGGGCGGCCAGACGCTCATGGGCTCCAATCACTCCCCTCACGAAAGCCCCATTCACGAAATCGCCGTCGATGGATTCTGGATGGACCAAACCGAAGTCACCAACGCCCAGTTCGCCCAATTCGTCGCCGCCACCAACTACATCACCCTCGCTGAACGCACCCCCAAACTCGAAGACTTCCCCGAAAACCTCCGCGCCAGCATCAACCCCGCCGACCTCGTTCCCGGAGCCCTCGTTTTCAGTCCTCCCGCCACCCAGCCGCGCACCCTCGACAATTTCCATCAGTGGTGGCGCTACCAGCCCGGAGCCAACTGGCGGCACCCTCAAGGCCCCGGCAGCAGCATCGAAAACCGCATGAATCACCCCGTCGTCTGCCTCGCTTGGGAAGACGCCAATGCCTATGCCCAATGGGCTGGCAAACGTCTCCCCACCGAAGCCGAATGGGAATACGCCGCCCGCGGTGGCACCGGACCCAAGACCTATCTTTGGGGCGAAGAAGACGCCAAGCGCGTCGAATTTGCCAACACCTGGATCGGCACTTTTCCCGTCGCCAGCGGCCCCGCCGCCTCCCTCAAAGGCACCACGCCCGTCAAACAATTCCCCCCCAACGAATTCGGCCTCCACGACATGGCCGGCAACGTCTGGGAACACGTGGCCGACTGGTATCAACCCAACTACCACGCCGTCAGTCCCCGACTCAATCCTCCCGGACCCAAAACCAGCTACGACCCCAACGAACCCGGCATTCAAAAGCGTGTCATCAAAGGCGGTTCCTGGCTCTGCAACCCAAGCTACTGCACCGGCTACCGTCCCAGCGCCCGCATGGCCAACGCCATCGACAGCGCCGCCGACCACACCGGCTTCCGCTGCGTCGTATCCGCAAAAAAATCCTAA
- a CDS encoding TatD family hydrolase — protein MTDSHAHLASKQFINDLPEIISRAREAGLTRIICIATSLEDCPRVLDIADTYPEVFATVGIHPCDADTVAANDTTFIDQLRHFAAHPKVVGIGEIGLDYYHQPPEGFTLETWKAHQAFVLEQQLTLAAELRLNVVLHNRESFEDLAAQVLPWSGKVRGVFHCFTGTEHDALPLIEKGHLISFTGIVTFKNGQLLQQTARAVPDGSFMLETDCPYLAPMPHRGKRNEPALVKHTAEFIANLRGLTLAEVTAQTNQTADQFFTAAAPPTRFP, from the coding sequence ATGACCGACTCCCACGCCCACCTCGCCAGCAAACAATTCATCAACGACCTTCCCGAAATCATCTCCCGCGCTCGTGAAGCTGGGCTTACCCGCATCATCTGCATCGCCACCTCCCTCGAAGACTGCCCACGCGTCCTGGACATCGCCGACACCTATCCCGAAGTCTTCGCCACCGTCGGCATCCACCCCTGCGATGCCGATACCGTCGCCGCCAACGACACCACTTTCATCGATCAACTGCGGCACTTCGCCGCCCATCCCAAAGTTGTCGGCATCGGCGAAATCGGCCTCGACTATTACCACCAACCTCCCGAAGGATTCACCCTCGAAACGTGGAAAGCCCACCAGGCCTTCGTCCTCGAACAACAGCTCACGCTTGCCGCCGAACTCCGCCTCAACGTCGTTCTTCACAACCGTGAAAGCTTCGAAGACCTCGCCGCCCAGGTCCTTCCCTGGTCCGGCAAAGTGCGCGGCGTTTTCCATTGCTTCACCGGCACCGAACACGACGCCCTGCCTCTCATCGAAAAAGGCCACCTCATCAGCTTCACCGGCATCGTCACATTTAAAAACGGCCAACTCCTTCAACAAACCGCCCGCGCCGTTCCCGACGGCAGTTTCATGCTCGAAACCGACTGCCCCTATCTCGCCCCCATGCCTCATCGCGGCAAACGCAACGAGCCTGCTCTCGTCAAACACACCGCCGAGTTCATCGCCAACCTGCGCGGCCTCACCCTCGCCGAAGTCACCGCCCAAACCAATCAAACCGCCGATCAGTTCTTTACCGCCGCCGCACCACCAACTCGTTTTCCTTGA